The window TACACAACTCACTAGAGGAATTCTTGGCATCAGCCCGTAGCCACAACACACCTgcatggtgtttttttttttttttttttacactcaatacaGTGGAGTGTGTTGCGGCTGCAGCGCACAGTGGGCTGCAGTTTATATTTTCTGCAACTCACTAACACAAAGTGGCCAATCCgaaaaggtaaaataaaataaaaagagcacCTTAAAAAAATACGCATAAacttttgtaatattaaaataaaataataaaaaccataataataataataataataataaattgaaattaaagagcTCATGAATCATACTGGTGatgtatctttttttatattttgttcgtAAATTGagtttggaattaaaaaaaaactattttgtaattttgagatatttattatattgtctaTAAGTATATTGacgtttatattaaaaaaaactattaaaagcaattataataaaaatcattttaattgatttttatatatttgtgtgttgtggtagttttagttttatatataacatccataataatttaattaaaaacattccaTTTTAAGATTTGTGATAATTTACAATActtcaattttcaatatttaagttgtttaggtttttattaatcatgcaaAGCTAatcagaatttattttgtaggaacatttgtcatatatagaaaatattgcaAAAAAAGTTTTAGAGAAAGAGTGGATGATTCAACTTTTTGCATATCCTGACCGAATCAAGCTACAGAAGTATAAGAATTTCAATGTCATCTCTATTAATACCGTACAAGATGACACAAATGATGGATCACAATAAAATTATCAaggaaatcaaattttaaactaatgtttttgttgaaGTTGTATTAAACTTATAACAAACAACTTTTGCTAAAACTATTGATATCATAACTATCTATGAGGCTATGTTACTGTTTTAACTAatgttttaatcttataatttatgcagacatataattattatccaatacttaattattattatacaaaaatatttgttaggacttacattttttttttatgcattaaattattgattgaaatatatatatatatttttttataataaccacattatttcttaaaaataatcatttcactgAATTAGGGAAGCCTGCGTTGCAGGTTGCTCCTGCAccagtgtgtatatatatatatatccttcttCTCATATTGTCGCTATTAGAACAAAATAatagatgtaaaaaaaataaaataataataatcataattagaagagaaaaagaggtaAAGCAATATTCATTGGGGACGGTCAAACTTcaccagctctctctctctctctctctctgcccatAAATAATGAAACTCTGTGACTGTCATGATATATATTCTGTATCTGTGGACTAAAATCTCTCTCTGTTTCAAACGCATGAAACTCGATCGGTTAATTTAAAAGCAAAAGCAAGAAATTCCCTTTCCTCTTCCTGCACCACAACACATCCATTATTACGGCCTCAACCACTACTCCTCCTCTCATTCTCTCCCCTGAAAATGAGCCGGTGTGTTCCTAGCTGGGATTTCGATGATAATCCTAACCCTACAAGCCTCTCACTTCGCTATCACTCCAATTCTAGTACTCCTGATGGCCCcatgtactctctctctctcttaaatatatatatatatatatatatatatattctcgtCTTCGAGGTTGTTTGATTAATGTGTTCAGTGGCAATCGcttatatatatgcaggttTGAAGTAGCAGAGCTGACATGGGAGAATGGCCAGATAGCCATGCACGGCTTAGGTCAGGCACGCGTGCCTGTCAAACGCATAACCCCTACCATCGCCAACACTACCGCAAACCCCACTTCCAATTCCAAGTACCCCACCTGGGAAAAGCCATGCGCTAGTGGTACCTTGGAGTCCATTGTCAACCAAGCCACCGGCTCGCCACCCGAGCCCAAAGAATCCTCCCCTTTACATGGCTGCAGCGAACACTCGGTCCACCGCGAAGCTATTGCTGCCACCCCCTCGGCCACCATGACCATGGACGCTTTGGTGCCATGCTCCAATCTGACCTCCGAGGTCGACCAGGCCACGCAGACACAGGGCGGCCAGGTGGTGGACGGACTCGGCACTTGCGTCGGGTCCTGCAGCGGTACTGCAGCCACCACAGTACAGGACAAGGACAAGGACAAGGACAAGGACAAGGACGTCTTCCTCGGGGGAAAAGGGGCCGGGGAGGAGCGTGTCACCGCCGAGTGGAGCAGCAGAGACGAAAGCTTCACTGGCAGCGCCACCTGTGGGATGAACAGTCATCACCCAACTGATCTCGACACGTGTGAGAGGGACCTGCGAGTTGGGTCGCCGGAACAAGCCTGCTCTCCCAGCAAAACTTCCACAAAGACCACCAACACCGCCGCCGCCGATGACCATGATTCCGTTTGCCACAGTTCACCGCCGGTAAGCAGGCGCTACTAAATTCTTTTCCTCTTGTACTTTAAAGATTCAAAAGCAGTCTTCTTTTTACTAGCTAACATCAACAATTCCTTCTGATTCACGTCTTCAGTCGATGGAAGATTCCCCTAAAGTTTTTATATCTAATTCGTCGTTGTTgctgttgtttttgtttttgttttgttattcatttccgtatttatttacttgccTTTTGCTGTTAATGGAGTACAAATTTGTGAAGAGGGAGGCAGGCGATCATACCAAAAAGAAGGGAACCGGGAAATTCAATACTGTTTCAACTAAAAGAAGTAGAGCTGCTGCAATTCATAACCAATCTGAACGTGTAAGCTCTCTCTagatatctctctctctctcagacacACAAACGCACATACGGATAAGGTATTAATTATGCTTTAAACTTTTTCAGAAAAGGTAGATACTTTTGAGCTTGAGACAGTGATATGATTGGGAATCTGGGATTCATTAtaagaaaagtaaataaaatgattaactGATGGATATTAAAGCCTCGATCAAACTTCGTACGTACGTATCAGTCCCAAATGGGTAGAGAACTATTTATCATGAATTGATATGTATAGCTAGAAAACATGCAGAGGAGATTGTTCCAATTTTGAGATATATTAATTGTGTCTGTTTCAGAAAAGGAGAGATAAAATAAACCAAAGGATTAGCACACTCCAGAAGCTGGTCCCCAATTCAAGTAAGGTATATATGCTGTTCCTTTTCTGGTCCTTTCTCTGTCACCTTTatggtaattttctttttccagcacttctataattcttttttttttcaattaaaattttttcagcaatttctccaaaatttagggtaaataatttgtatagttCTACTATGGGTAAGTCTTGcacattttatttcttaatagtagatttcatattttttaatagaagtgtgcataatttatatatctatcCTAAGCCTGT is drawn from Juglans regia cultivar Chandler chromosome 5, Walnut 2.0, whole genome shotgun sequence and contains these coding sequences:
- the LOC108990567 gene encoding transcription factor UNE10-like isoform X2, whose amino-acid sequence is MSRCVPSWDFDDNPNPTSLSLRYHSNSSTPDGPMFEVAELTWENGQIAMHGLGQARVPVKRITPTIANTTANPTSNSKYPTWEKPCASGTLESIVNQATGSPPEPKESSPLHGCSEHSVHREAIAATPSATMTMDALVPCSNLTSEVDQATQTQGGQVVDGLGTCVGSCSGTAATTVQDKDKDKDKDKDVFLGGKGAGEERVTAEWSSRDESFTGSATCGMNSHHPTDLDTCERDLRVGSPEQACSPSKTSTKTTNTAAADDHDSVCHSSPPREAGDHTKKKGTGKFNTVSTKRSRAAAIHNQSERKRRDKINQRISTLQKLVPNSSKTDKASMLDEVIEYLKQLQAQVQMMSRMNMQPAAMMLPMTMQQLPMPMMAQMGMGMGMAGFGMGTMHGMDMNMNNTAINHRSNISTGGISPSHVLHPAATHAAFMPIASWRPDASSDRFQATSHAAVIPDPLSTFLSCQSQGITMEAYSKLQAAMYQQQQPPPSSSKS
- the LOC108990567 gene encoding transcription factor UNE10-like isoform X1; the encoded protein is MSRCVPSWDFDDNPNPTSLSLRYHSNSSTPDGPMFEVAELTWENGQIAMHGLGQARVPVKRITPTIANTTANPTSNSKYPTWEKPCASGTLESIVNQATGSPPEPKESSPLHGCSEHSVHREAIAATPSATMTMDALVPCSNLTSEVDQATQTQGGQVVDGLGTCVGSCSGTAATTVQDKDKDKDKDKDVFLGGKGAGEERVTAEWSSRDESFTGSATCGMNSHHPTDLDTCERDLRVGSPEQACSPSKTSTKTTNTAAADDHDSVCHSSPPYKFVKREAGDHTKKKGTGKFNTVSTKRSRAAAIHNQSERKRRDKINQRISTLQKLVPNSSKTDKASMLDEVIEYLKQLQAQVQMMSRMNMQPAAMMLPMTMQQLPMPMMAQMGMGMGMAGFGMGTMHGMDMNMNNTAINHRSNISTGGISPSHVLHPAATHAAFMPIASWRPDASSDRFQATSHAAVIPDPLSTFLSCQSQGITMEAYSKLQAAMYQQQQPPPSSSKS